In Corvus moneduloides isolate bCorMon1 chromosome 3, bCorMon1.pri, whole genome shotgun sequence, one DNA window encodes the following:
- the LOC116441743 gene encoding L-threonine 3-dehydrogenase, mitochondrial-like: MPIVRSLSRAASQLLQSSGCGCGVSLVPIRAIGVSPRQVASDASFHSVTFSESDHPRVLITGGLGQLGVGLAKLLRKRFGKNNVILSDIRKPADNVFYSGPFIFADILDYKNLREIVVNNRITWLFHYSALLSAVGEANVPLARAVNITGLHNVLDIAAEHNLRLFVPSTIGAFGPTSPRDPTPDLCIQRPRTIYGVSKVHAELMGEYYHYRYGLDFRCLRYPGIISADSQPGGGTTDYAVKIFHDAIKTGKFKCYLRPDTRLPMMYIDDCLKATLEVMEAPAESLTMRTYNISAMSFTPEELAQEVQKYVPELQMTYNVDQVRQAIADSWPMNFDDSNARRDWGWKHDYDLPELVTTMFSYLGSDSRIAQAN; this comes from the exons ATGCCAATCGTCAGGagcctgagcagagctgccagccagctgctgcagagctctggctgtggctgtggcgTTTCTCTCGTGCCCATCCGGGCCATCGGGGTGTCCCCACGCCAGGTGGCCTCCGACGCCAGCTTCCACTCGGTGACGTTCTCCGAGTCGGATCATCCCCGGGTGCTCATCACAG GTGGTCTTGGTCAGCTTGGGGTGGGACTTGCAAAGCTGCTGAG GAAACGCTTTGGAAAGAACAACGTGATCTTGTCTGACATTAGAAAGCCTGCAGATAATGTTTTTTACAGTG gtCCTTTTATCTTTGCGGATATCTTGGACTACAAGAACCTGCGGGAAATCGTGGTGAACAACCGGATCACGTGGCTGTTCCACTACAGCGCCCTGCTCAGCGCCGTGGGAGAGGCCAACGTGCCCTTGGCCAGAGCTGTCAATATCACTG gtttaCACAATGTTCTGGATATTGCAGCTGAGCATAATTTGAGGCTCTTTGTTCCAAGCACTATTGGAGCCTTTGGACCCACCTCTCCTCGAGATCCAACTCCTGATCTCTGCATTCAGAGACCAAGGACAATCTATGGAGTCTCCAAGGTCCACGCTGAGCTCATGGGAGAA taCTACCACTACCGCTATGGCCTGGACTTCCGCTGCCTCAGGTATCCCGGGATTATCTCTGCTGACTCCCAGCCTGGGGGGGGAACAACCG ATTATGCTGTCAAGATTTTCCACGATGCCATAAAGACTGGCAAGTTCAAGTGTTACCTGAGGCCGGACACCCGGCTGCCCATGATGTACATCGACGACTGCCTGAAGGCCACGCTGGAGGTCATGGAGGCCCCTGCAGAATCCCTGACCATGAGGACCTACAACATCAGTGCCATGAGCTTCACTCCTGAGGAACTGGCCCAGGAGGTGCAGAAGTACGTCCCTGAGCTCCAGATGACCTACAACGTGGATCAAGTCAGGCAGGCCATAG ctgaCAGCTGGCCCATGAACTTTGACGACAGCAACGCCCGCAGGGATTGGGGTTGGAAACATGATTATGACCTCCCCGAGCTGGTGACCACGATGTTTAGCTACCTTGGCTCTGACTCCAGGATTGCCCAAGCTAACTGA